Proteins co-encoded in one bacterium genomic window:
- a CDS encoding prepilin-type N-terminal cleavage/methylation domain-containing protein, protein MEHTRVRRVAMVQRVVRSGDERGMTLVEVLAALAIGSLVMATIYLALGTAIRARLLVESTVHNQQHGRLVIQWVADRLRQAGYAVSPASTIPRCRDAIVAEDGALTPTATRLYFNTDLDGVGVGNPTQTIGFGLGTETVGGTSVNVVQESVTDCTGGATERVAGVTDPTSVAITSLTFEYYDASGAVVVNPSTLTAIRSIRMVRVTMVERAAAGALGSREQTWTVLVNLRNPDPRTL, encoded by the coding sequence ATGGAACACACCAGGGTGCGGCGAGTGGCAATGGTGCAGCGGGTGGTGCGGAGCGGCGACGAGCGTGGGATGACGCTGGTCGAGGTGCTGGCCGCGCTGGCGATCGGGTCGCTGGTGATGGCCACGATCTACCTGGCGTTGGGCACCGCGATCCGAGCGCGCCTGCTCGTGGAGAGCACCGTCCACAACCAGCAGCACGGGCGCCTGGTCATCCAGTGGGTCGCCGACCGCCTGAGGCAGGCCGGCTACGCGGTCAGCCCGGCCAGCACCATTCCCAGGTGCCGCGACGCGATCGTGGCCGAGGACGGTGCGCTGACACCAACGGCGACGCGCCTCTATTTCAATACCGACCTAGACGGCGTAGGCGTAGGCAACCCTACCCAAACGATCGGGTTCGGCCTGGGTACGGAAACCGTCGGCGGGACCTCCGTGAACGTGGTGCAGGAATCGGTCACCGACTGCACGGGCGGCGCGACAGAGCGGGTGGCCGGCGTCACCGACCCCACCTCGGTGGCGATCACTTCTCTCACGTTTGAGTACTACGATGCGAGCGGCGCCGTTGTTGTCAACCCAAGTACCCTTACGGCCATCCGATCAATCCGCATGGTCCGCGTCACGATGGTCGAGCGGGCGGCGGCAGGTGCACTGGGATCAAGGGAGCAGACATGGACGGTTCTGGTCAACCTCAGGAATCCAGACCCGCGCACGCTGTGA
- a CDS encoding transposase, with amino-acid sequence MQATYRYRLYPTKSQKRKLEATIETCRRWYNACLEERKSAWNERQESVGKNAQLRNVKDYRRDNPFAAQLHSHILQVTTCDLDKAFQAFFRRVKAGENPGYPRFRGRDRFDSFGLKEYGNGFRLDGRRLKVTGIGRIAVRWHRPVKGEVKTLRIRRQAGVWYASFSCDAQPESLPPTGRDIGIDAGIASLLTTSDGEHIENPKWYRSEQARLRILQRRVARRKLGGVNRRKAVRAVACQHAYVANRRTDFLKKLVYGLVSRYDRIAVENLRIPNLVRNPYLAKSILDAGWGYFRKHLSFKAAWAGKTVVAVAPAYTSKTCSGCGALFETLTLADRWVRCDCGLSMDRDENAALNLLALGRSAWGITWPVAASVPQEAVGL; translated from the coding sequence ATGCAGGCAACCTACCGCTATCGACTCTATCCCACGAAATCCCAGAAGCGCAAACTGGAAGCGACAATTGAAACGTGCCGCCGCTGGTATAACGCCTGCCTGGAGGAGCGCAAGTCTGCGTGGAACGAGCGGCAGGAGAGCGTCGGAAAGAACGCGCAGTTACGGAATGTCAAAGACTATCGCCGGGACAATCCCTTCGCGGCGCAATTGCACTCGCACATCCTCCAGGTCACAACCTGCGACCTGGATAAAGCCTTCCAGGCGTTCTTCCGCCGCGTCAAGGCGGGAGAGAACCCCGGCTATCCTCGCTTCCGCGGCAGGGACCGTTTCGACTCGTTTGGGTTGAAGGAGTACGGTAACGGATTCCGCCTGGACGGAAGGCGGTTGAAAGTCACGGGCATCGGACGGATTGCAGTGCGCTGGCACCGGCCGGTCAAGGGCGAGGTCAAGACCCTCCGCATCCGCAGGCAAGCGGGAGTCTGGTACGCTTCTTTCAGTTGTGATGCACAGCCCGAGTCGCTGCCTCCAACCGGGCGAGACATCGGAATAGACGCAGGCATCGCCAGCCTGCTTACCACGAGCGACGGCGAGCACATCGAAAACCCAAAGTGGTATCGGTCAGAGCAAGCCCGTTTGCGTATCCTGCAACGCCGGGTTGCACGTCGTAAGTTGGGAGGAGTCAATCGGCGTAAGGCGGTCCGGGCCGTTGCCTGCCAGCACGCATACGTGGCGAACCGCCGAACAGACTTCCTGAAGAAGTTGGTCTACGGCCTTGTCTCGCGCTACGACCGGATTGCAGTCGAGAACCTGCGAATCCCGAACCTGGTACGGAACCCGTACTTGGCAAAGAGCATCCTGGACGCCGGCTGGGGATACTTCCGAAAGCACCTGTCTTTCAAGGCAGCATGGGCCGGGAAGACAGTTGTGGCGGTCGCTCCAGCCTACACGTCCAAAACTTGCTCGGGTTGTGGGGCGCTCTTCGAAACCCTAACGTTAGCAGACCGTTGGGTGCGTTGCGATTGCGGCCTCTCGATGGACCGCGATGAAAACGCAGCCCTGAATCTGCTCGCGCTCGGACGGAGCGCGTGGGGCATAACGTGGCCGGTTGCGGCGAGCGTGCCCCAAGAAGCCGTTGGGCTTTAG
- a CDS encoding type II secretion system protein, with product MASLAAARVRGRSYRDGQQGFTLLEVMVGMLLLSAIVIMLSQGYMAAISRAGEIGDHSTGAAWMQAMVDHLRNTGYAGVSGSWTETAASCASPEPCLPDVFSRAEIQAAGTAVPLLKQVNITLFRKGIAAPFLALSTYFTDIRFP from the coding sequence ATGGCATCTCTGGCCGCGGCGAGGGTGAGGGGACGCAGCTACCGGGACGGCCAGCAGGGGTTCACACTGCTTGAGGTCATGGTCGGCATGCTGCTCCTCTCGGCGATCGTAATAATGCTCAGCCAGGGATACATGGCCGCGATCAGTCGGGCCGGGGAGATAGGCGACCACTCGACCGGGGCCGCTTGGATGCAGGCCATGGTGGATCACCTGCGCAACACCGGCTATGCCGGGGTCAGCGGCTCCTGGACCGAGACGGCGGCAAGCTGCGCATCGCCGGAACCCTGCCTTCCCGATGTGTTCAGCCGGGCGGAGATACAGGCGGCGGGCACGGCCGTTCCACTCCTCAAACAGGTCAACATCACGCTGTTCCGAAAGGGCATTGCGGCACCGTTCCTCGCCCTGTCCACGTATTTCACCGACATCAGGTTCCCGTGA
- a CDS encoding DUF433 domain-containing protein — protein MTIATEHHYIVRDGNILQGEPIVGGTRTSVRAIVELWRLGVTPEEIPVHLPHLTLAQVFDALSYYVDHQAEIQAYIVRNEVPDDLTHPTARPDA, from the coding sequence ATGACCATCGCAACCGAGCACCACTACATTGTTCGGGACGGCAACATCCTCCAGGGGGAGCCCATCGTCGGAGGCACTCGGACTTCGGTGCGCGCCATCGTGGAACTGTGGCGCCTCGGGGTCACACCAGAAGAGATTCCTGTGCATCTCCCCCACCTCACGCTTGCGCAGGTGTTTGACGCGTTGAGCTACTATGTAGACCACCAGGCCGAGATCCAGGCCTACATCGTCCGCAACGAGGTTCCCGACGACCTGACGCATCCGACTGCGCGCCCGGATGCCTAG
- a CDS encoding DUF5615 family PIN-like protein, protein MPRTPAPVYLDEDVSVVVAAILRARGFEAVTTRDAGQLGRSDFQQLTFGAETGRVLLTHNRVDFERLHGEWLGADRSHAGIVIARRRPPGDLAARVGRLLTRLAAEDLKNQLLYV, encoded by the coding sequence ATGCCTAGGACACCGGCCCCGGTCTACCTCGACGAGGATGTGTCGGTTGTAGTCGCCGCGATCCTAAGAGCACGGGGCTTCGAGGCAGTCACCACAAGGGATGCGGGGCAACTCGGCCGGTCGGACTTCCAGCAACTGACCTTCGGGGCCGAGACCGGACGCGTGCTTCTCACCCATAACCGGGTTGACTTCGAGCGTTTGCACGGAGAGTGGTTGGGGGCCGATAGATCCCACGCTGGCATCGTCATTGCCCGGCGGCGTCCACCCGGGGATCTGGCTGCAAGAGTAGGGCGACTGCTCACCCGACTGGCCGCTGAAGATCTGAAGAACCAGCTTCTGTACGTCTGA
- the tnpA gene encoding IS200/IS605 family transposase produces the protein MIVYHLVWTPKRRKAVLVGGVAADCQKLIERKCDEQGWEILKLAVQPDHIHLFVQAWPTVSAAEIVKECKGLTSHDLRQKYPVLKRLPSLWTRSYFAATAGNVSAEAINRYIAAQKGL, from the coding sequence CTGATTGTATATCACCTTGTCTGGACTCCGAAGCGCCGGAAGGCAGTCCTGGTCGGAGGAGTTGCCGCCGATTGTCAGAAACTCATCGAGAGGAAATGCGATGAGCAGGGATGGGAGATTCTGAAGTTGGCGGTACAGCCCGACCACATTCATCTGTTCGTGCAAGCGTGGCCGACCGTCTCGGCGGCGGAGATCGTGAAGGAGTGCAAGGGGCTTACCTCCCACGACCTGCGGCAGAAGTATCCCGTTCTCAAGCGTCTGCCCTCCCTCTGGACTCGTTCCTACTTCGCCGCGACAGCGGGCAACGTCTCAGCTGAGGCTATCAATCGCTACATCGCGGCACAGAAGGGTCTTTGA
- the queF gene encoding preQ(1) synthase, whose translation MMLARREGRMDQQGYERINPGLLEAFPYEYPGSDAVVEIATDEFTAVCPWSGLPDFGRLTVRYVPRERVLELKSFKYYLHSYRNVGIYQEHAANRILTDLVAAAAPQWMELVLDYNVRGGVHTTVRARWPQESACSGQAPGAGQAAGGPQE comes from the coding sequence ATGATGCTGGCCAGGAGGGAGGGTCGCATGGATCAACAGGGCTACGAGCGCATCAACCCCGGTCTGCTGGAGGCCTTCCCCTACGAGTACCCGGGCAGCGACGCCGTCGTGGAGATAGCGACCGACGAGTTCACGGCCGTCTGCCCGTGGTCCGGCCTGCCCGACTTCGGCCGGCTGACGGTGCGCTACGTTCCACGCGAGCGCGTGCTGGAGCTAAAGTCGTTCAAGTACTACCTGCACTCCTACCGCAACGTCGGCATCTACCAGGAGCACGCGGCCAACCGCATCCTGACCGACCTGGTGGCCGCCGCCGCTCCGCAGTGGATGGAGCTGGTGCTCGACTACAACGTCCGCGGCGGGGTCCACACCACCGTCCGGGCCCGCTGGCCGCAGGAGAGCGCCTGTTCGGGGCAGGCGCCTGGGGCAGGACAGGCGGCCGGCGGCCCGCAGGAGTAG
- a CDS encoding DEAD/DEAH box helicase — MSQVTLHPGIRPTLAEVGEAPPGEFTPARFQQEALSALGSRDVLVSAPTGSGKTWIAQEAIRAWLTAGGQSWYTTPLKALSNQKFRQFQRLFGEEAVGLVTGERRINPRAPVIVGTTEILRNILYAGDGGIAFIVLDEAHYIGDTERGTAWEEILLLSPPNARLLLLSASIPNVDELAGWMSEIRGRPPAVVLEDQRPVPLRLLLADGGGGLLPPALAGKVRREERRRGWLTELVRQLEAGNLLPAILFFPSRRECDVAVRELSALRLPGAEERARALGRWESEYPTLLGHAYRHTLIQCGIAPHHAGHLMAWRLAVEDLLGLGLVRAVAATTTLASGLDVPARTVALSTLVRNSPEGPVSLSATEFQQMSGRAGRRGRDRVGVVVIPASDRGEAQLGLALSGAEAEPVTSAFTPTYSQVLNLLSRRDLRTALAEISRSFAAYQGLLGRRMRLPRKLPDGEIAEAAARARDGLSTEFLLRAGVLQSLGYLDRNACLTENGRWAMRLRHTRLLILAELVRRKQVPPTGPRLAAVAAALGTERPPRGGGGKARLAAVAHVVDEVARLERQFGVAPDPVAGEFKAEWHRTRRRLVPSPAERRADVLEAWARGAEWTRLVAEAEAEEGDLQRTILQAAEVLMQIENLPMPELRALARATREALLRPPVV; from the coding sequence GTGAGCCAAGTTACCCTGCATCCGGGCATCCGCCCCACCCTGGCCGAGGTGGGCGAGGCGCCCCCCGGTGAGTTCACGCCTGCCCGGTTCCAGCAAGAGGCCCTCTCGGCGCTGGGATCGCGAGACGTCCTGGTTTCGGCGCCGACCGGCAGCGGCAAGACGTGGATCGCGCAGGAGGCGATCCGCGCCTGGCTGACGGCCGGAGGCCAGAGCTGGTACACCACGCCGCTGAAGGCGCTCTCAAACCAGAAGTTCCGCCAGTTCCAGCGGCTGTTTGGGGAAGAGGCGGTCGGCCTGGTGACCGGGGAGCGGCGCATCAACCCCCGCGCGCCGGTCATCGTGGGCACCACCGAGATCCTCCGCAACATCCTCTATGCCGGGGACGGCGGCATCGCGTTCATCGTCCTCGACGAGGCGCACTACATCGGAGATACGGAGCGCGGCACGGCCTGGGAGGAGATCCTGCTCCTCTCACCTCCCAATGCGCGGCTCCTGCTGCTGTCCGCCTCGATTCCCAACGTGGACGAACTGGCCGGCTGGATGAGCGAGATCCGCGGCCGGCCGCCGGCGGTCGTGCTGGAGGATCAGCGTCCGGTCCCACTGCGGCTGCTCCTGGCCGACGGTGGCGGCGGCCTCCTCCCGCCCGCGCTGGCCGGAAAGGTGCGGCGCGAGGAGCGTCGTCGGGGTTGGCTGACCGAACTGGTGCGCCAGCTCGAGGCCGGCAACCTGCTGCCCGCGATCCTCTTCTTCCCCTCACGCCGCGAGTGCGACGTGGCCGTCCGCGAATTGTCCGCGCTTCGGCTGCCCGGCGCGGAAGAGCGCGCCAGGGCGCTCGGCAGGTGGGAGTCGGAGTACCCCACGCTGCTGGGCCATGCCTACCGGCACACGTTGATCCAGTGCGGGATCGCGCCCCACCACGCAGGGCACCTGATGGCCTGGCGCCTTGCGGTTGAGGACCTGCTGGGCCTCGGCCTGGTGCGCGCGGTCGCCGCCACGACGACGCTGGCGAGCGGGCTGGATGTGCCAGCGCGCACCGTGGCGTTGTCCACCCTTGTACGCAACAGCCCGGAAGGACCGGTCTCGCTCTCGGCAACCGAGTTCCAGCAGATGTCCGGCCGGGCCGGCCGCAGGGGTCGCGACCGCGTAGGCGTGGTGGTTATCCCGGCATCCGACCGCGGCGAGGCTCAGCTCGGCCTGGCCCTGTCTGGAGCAGAAGCCGAGCCGGTGACCTCCGCGTTCACCCCCACCTACTCGCAGGTGCTGAACCTGCTGTCGCGGAGGGACCTCCGCACCGCGCTCGCCGAGATCAGCAGGTCGTTCGCCGCCTACCAGGGCCTGCTGGGCCGCCGGATGCGGCTGCCGCGAAAGCTGCCCGACGGAGAGATCGCGGAGGCGGCCGCCCGGGCGCGCGACGGCTTGAGCACCGAGTTCCTGCTGCGGGCCGGAGTGCTGCAGTCGTTGGGATACCTCGACCGCAACGCGTGCCTGACCGAGAACGGCAGGTGGGCGATGCGGCTGCGGCACACACGCCTGCTGATCCTCGCGGAGCTCGTGCGACGCAAGCAGGTCCCCCCTACCGGCCCGCGGCTGGCCGCGGTCGCAGCCGCGCTGGGCACGGAACGGCCACCCCGGGGCGGCGGAGGCAAGGCGCGCCTGGCGGCGGTCGCGCACGTCGTGGACGAGGTCGCGCGCCTGGAGCGGCAGTTCGGGGTCGCCCCCGACCCTGTGGCGGGAGAGTTCAAGGCGGAATGGCACCGCACGCGCCGGCGGCTGGTGCCGTCGCCGGCCGAGCGCCGTGCCGATGTCTTGGAGGCGTGGGCGCGAGGCGCGGAGTGGACCCGACTGGTGGCCGAGGCTGAGGCCGAGGAAGGCGACCTGCAGCGCACCATCCTGCAGGCGGCAGAGGTACTGATGCAGATCGAGAATCTTCCCATGCCCGAGCTGCGGGCCCTGGCGCGGGCAACGCGGGAGGCGCTGCTGCGGCCGCCCGTCGTCTGA
- a CDS encoding peroxiredoxin: MSVGCCGLRVGQNVPDFRLETFEPSKADFGEVSLEALRAGGKWTILFFYPADFTFVUATEFAALAEQHEAFNRLGAEVVTVSTDTKYVHLAWQKNEKMLKDVRYSMGADPTGNVSRLFGVYDEDTGLALRGAFIINPQGMLLNSEVNYYNLGRNVEELLRKLKANLRLAKHGDEGTPSKWRKEGDKTLKPSAKMVGKVYEEYTDEG, from the coding sequence ATGAGTGTGGGCTGTTGCGGATTGAGGGTTGGGCAGAATGTGCCGGATTTCCGACTCGAAACGTTTGAGCCGTCCAAGGCCGACTTCGGAGAGGTCAGCCTCGAGGCGCTGCGCGCCGGCGGGAAGTGGACGATCCTGTTCTTCTACCCCGCCGACTTCACCTTTGTCTGAGCGACCGAATTCGCTGCTCTGGCAGAGCAGCATGAGGCGTTCAATAGGCTGGGAGCCGAGGTCGTCACCGTAAGCACAGACACGAAGTACGTCCATCTTGCGTGGCAGAAGAACGAGAAGATGCTGAAGGACGTCAGGTATTCGATGGGGGCCGATCCCACCGGCAACGTCTCGAGGCTGTTCGGCGTCTACGATGAGGACACAGGGCTCGCGCTGAGGGGGGCGTTCATCATCAACCCCCAAGGGATGCTCCTCAACTCAGAAGTCAACTACTACAACTTGGGCAGGAACGTTGAAGAGCTGCTCAGGAAGCTCAAGGCCAACCTGCGCCTGGCCAAGCACGGCGATGAGGGCACTCCCTCGAAGTGGAGGAAGGAGGGAGACAAGACGCTCAAGCCCTCGGCGAAGATGGTAGGCAAGGTATATGAAGAGTACACCGACGAGGGGTAG
- a CDS encoding prepilin-type N-terminal cleavage/methylation domain-containing protein, translating to MHHRSQDGFTLIELVMVGAIAAVLVAASVGQYQEFISNQRLHTWAETIATDLRAGQQVSVSQRRMVVAVFDSNLYTITAESAVIKIGHLPPDIISTLQTINFSSLGTTTTAGTIMLRSQMTNRTRQISVAAATGRVRID from the coding sequence ATGCATCATCGGTCTCAGGATGGTTTCACGCTCATAGAACTCGTGATGGTCGGCGCCATCGCGGCGGTGCTCGTCGCGGCTTCGGTGGGCCAGTACCAGGAGTTCATAAGCAACCAGCGCCTCCACACCTGGGCGGAGACGATCGCCACCGACCTGCGGGCCGGCCAGCAGGTAAGCGTCTCGCAGCGCCGGATGGTCGTGGCCGTGTTCGACAGTAACCTCTACACCATCACTGCCGAGAGCGCAGTGATAAAGATAGGCCACCTGCCTCCCGATATCATCAGCACTCTGCAGACGATCAACTTCTCCTCCCTAGGGACGACCACGACCGCGGGCACGATCATGTTGCGCAGCCAGATGACCAACCGGACGCGGCAGATCTCGGTCGCAGCCGCAACCGGCCGCGTGAGGATTGATTGA
- a CDS encoding xanthine dehydrogenase family protein molybdopterin-binding subunit — MPVVGKAHRRTDGLEKITGAARYTEDLRLSGMLHVRLLLSPFPRARIVRLDRGPALATPGVAAVMTADDLARLGNGASRLLAGPLTRYTGEPVAVVLGESETAASDGLDALRASVEFEPLTAVLTMDEALREDAPLVRESAETEEDDAEAHATVVLQEKKADRPSNVANRVAFTRGSIEDGFRQAEVIVRRTYTTSRIHQGYLEPQAAVAFVDPVTGEVTIYTSTQGTFYLRAETAKRLGLPQQQVKIVPMTVGGAFGGKIVNFQPLAAALAMLVRRPVRIVLTRNEDFLATEPAPASRITVELGATREGALTALRARIEFDSGCEPGAPLTVASLMLGGYYRIPNLSIEAVDMLTNKPAAGAYRAPGVPQATFAIESAMSELASLLGVDPIAFRLRHASAPGDPMPHGRPWPNMGLRQVLEALDAHPVRRRPRRAGEGIGVAIGGWPGGLESATACVRANTDGTFQIVTGAVDITGTATTMGLIAAEILGVEPHKVQVVTADTNQAPYAGMSGGSKITYTVGEAVRRAALDARRQILAIASDHLEARLEDLEIEGGRVHVRGSPTAALSLAEIATLSMKFGAKYPPVFGQGSTAIARQAPGFAGHLVRVRGDRETGAVEILDYVVAQDVGFAINPPEVEGQIHGAVAQGIGWALLEQVVYDENGGLLTGTLADYALPRSSAVPPVDVVLIELPSDEGPFGAKGVGEPPVIPGAAAIVNAIADATGVRMTALPATAGHLALASGRGMQESG; from the coding sequence ATGCCGGTAGTTGGGAAGGCGCACAGGCGCACCGACGGTCTCGAAAAGATAACGGGTGCGGCCAGGTACACCGAGGACCTACGCCTGAGCGGGATGCTGCATGTGCGGCTGCTGCTCAGCCCCTTTCCGCGGGCGCGCATCGTGCGGCTGGACCGCGGCCCGGCACTGGCGACTCCCGGCGTCGCTGCCGTAATGACCGCGGACGACCTGGCCCGGCTGGGGAACGGCGCCTCCCGCCTGCTGGCCGGACCCTTGACCAGGTACACCGGCGAGCCGGTCGCGGTGGTGCTGGGTGAGAGCGAGACGGCCGCCTCCGACGGGCTCGATGCACTCCGTGCGTCGGTGGAGTTCGAGCCGCTGACCGCGGTGCTGACCATGGACGAAGCGTTGCGCGAGGACGCCCCCCTGGTGCGCGAGTCGGCCGAGACCGAGGAGGACGACGCCGAGGCGCACGCGACGGTGGTCTTGCAGGAGAAGAAAGCCGACCGCCCCAGCAACGTGGCCAACCGGGTGGCGTTCACTCGCGGCAGCATCGAGGACGGCTTCCGGCAGGCCGAGGTGATCGTGCGCCGGACCTACACCACCTCGCGCATCCACCAGGGCTATCTGGAGCCACAGGCCGCGGTTGCCTTCGTGGACCCGGTAACCGGTGAGGTAACGATCTACACCTCCACGCAGGGCACGTTCTACCTCCGCGCGGAGACCGCCAAGCGGCTCGGCCTGCCCCAGCAGCAGGTTAAGATCGTCCCGATGACCGTGGGCGGAGCGTTCGGCGGCAAGATCGTGAACTTCCAGCCACTGGCCGCCGCGCTGGCGATGCTCGTGCGCCGGCCGGTGCGCATCGTCCTAACTCGAAACGAGGACTTCCTGGCGACGGAGCCTGCCCCGGCCAGCCGCATCACAGTCGAGCTGGGGGCCACGCGGGAAGGCGCCCTGACCGCCCTGCGGGCCAGGATCGAATTCGACTCCGGGTGTGAGCCCGGCGCGCCCCTCACGGTCGCCAGTCTCATGCTGGGTGGATACTACCGCATCCCCAACCTGTCGATTGAGGCCGTGGACATGCTCACCAACAAGCCCGCTGCAGGCGCCTATCGCGCGCCGGGTGTGCCGCAGGCAACCTTTGCCATCGAGTCGGCTATGAGCGAACTGGCCTCACTGCTGGGTGTGGATCCGATCGCATTTCGGTTGCGCCACGCCTCAGCTCCGGGCGACCCGATGCCCCACGGACGGCCGTGGCCCAACATGGGGCTCCGACAGGTGCTCGAGGCGCTGGACGCTCACCCGGTGCGCCGGCGTCCCCGGCGGGCGGGCGAGGGCATCGGCGTGGCGATCGGGGGCTGGCCCGGCGGGCTCGAATCGGCGACCGCCTGTGTGCGCGCGAACACCGACGGCACGTTCCAGATCGTCACGGGCGCGGTGGACATCACCGGCACGGCCACCACCATGGGCCTGATCGCCGCTGAGATCCTGGGAGTTGAACCGCACAAGGTACAGGTGGTCACGGCCGACACCAATCAGGCGCCCTACGCCGGGATGTCGGGCGGCAGCAAGATCACGTACACGGTCGGGGAAGCCGTCCGGCGTGCCGCCCTGGACGCGCGCCGCCAGATCCTGGCCATCGCCTCCGACCACCTGGAGGCCCGCCTCGAGGACCTGGAGATCGAGGGGGGCCGGGTGCACGTCCGGGGCTCACCCACGGCAGCCCTCTCGCTGGCTGAGATCGCCACGCTGAGCATGAAGTTCGGCGCCAAGTACCCTCCGGTGTTCGGACAGGGCTCCACCGCGATCGCGCGGCAGGCCCCGGGCTTCGCCGGGCATCTCGTGCGCGTGCGGGGGGACCGCGAGACCGGCGCGGTGGAGATCCTAGACTACGTGGTCGCGCAGGATGTGGGGTTCGCGATCAACCCGCCTGAAGTGGAAGGACAGATCCATGGGGCCGTGGCGCAGGGGATCGGCTGGGCCCTGCTGGAGCAGGTGGTCTACGACGAGAACGGCGGCCTGCTGACCGGGACCCTCGCCGACTACGCGCTGCCCCGGTCGTCTGCGGTGCCGCCGGTGGACGTTGTGCTGATCGAGCTCCCCTCGGACGAGGGGCCGTTCGGCGCCAAGGGCGTGGGCGAGCCGCCGGTGATTCCAGGCGCGGCGGCGATCGTGAACGCTATCGCGGACGCGACGGGGGTGAGGATGACAGCGCTGCCTGCGACGGCCGGGCACCTCGCCCTTGCGTCGGGCCGCGGCATGCAGGAATCGGGCTGA
- a CDS encoding YbaK/EbsC family protein, whose protein sequence is MRILDALGIHYDLLEFEAEAHTAAEAVERLGISPDQLFKTLVVRSSEGAVLLASVPASHELDLRVLARCAGARRVELVDAGELMRLVGYVKGGVSPLATRRPYVTFIDASALQHPRISISAGVRGLQIWIDPRDLVRATGVRVEAITGT, encoded by the coding sequence ATGAGGATTCTGGATGCCCTTGGCATTCACTACGACCTCTTGGAGTTCGAGGCCGAGGCGCACACAGCCGCGGAGGCGGTCGAACGGCTCGGGATCTCGCCCGACCAACTGTTCAAGACGCTGGTCGTCCGCTCCAGCGAGGGCGCGGTCCTGCTGGCATCCGTCCCGGCCAGTCACGAACTGGACCTCCGGGTGCTGGCGCGGTGCGCGGGTGCCCGGCGCGTCGAGTTGGTGGATGCAGGAGAGTTGATGCGGCTGGTCGGCTACGTGAAGGGAGGCGTATCGCCCCTGGCGACACGGCGGCCCTACGTGACGTTCATTGACGCCTCCGCCCTGCAACACCCGCGGATAAGCATCAGTGCGGGCGTGCGGGGGCTGCAGATCTGGATTGACCCGCGCGACCTGGTGCGGGCTACTGGCGTCCGGGTGGAGGCGATTACGGGAACGTGA
- a CDS encoding QueT transporter family protein, whose translation MASRPGSQRALAEVCVIAAVYAALTVAFGPISYGPVQFRIPEALKSLVIWRPHLAAAFVLGNFLSNITSPQAGIWELGLMPLANLAGAWLCIAIGRRSAWAGAAAYAVVIAAAVGLMLSVLLAVPFAVLFPPLLLSEVVLIVGGVPVMARIHRAVEERERRAGAGP comes from the coding sequence ATGGCGTCGCGGCCGGGCAGCCAGCGGGCCCTCGCCGAGGTTTGCGTCATCGCCGCCGTATACGCGGCGCTGACCGTGGCGTTCGGCCCGATCAGCTACGGTCCGGTTCAGTTCCGGATCCCCGAGGCGCTGAAGTCGCTGGTCATCTGGCGCCCTCACCTGGCGGCGGCCTTCGTGCTCGGTAACTTCCTCAGCAACATCACCAGCCCGCAGGCAGGCATCTGGGAACTCGGGCTTATGCCGCTGGCCAACCTGGCCGGCGCGTGGCTGTGTATTGCGATTGGCCGGCGGTCCGCGTGGGCCGGGGCCGCGGCCTACGCTGTGGTAATCGCCGCGGCCGTGGGCCTGATGCTGTCGGTGCTGCTGGCCGTGCCGTTTGCGGTGCTGTTTCCGCCGCTCCTGCTGAGCGAGGTCGTGCTCATCGTCGGTGGTGTGCCGGTCATGGCCCGCATACACCGGGCGGTCGAGGAGCGCGAGCGGCGCGCAGGTGCCGGGCCGTAG